A stretch of the Candidatus Rokuibacteriota bacterium genome encodes the following:
- a CDS encoding branched-chain amino acid ABC transporter permease translates to MPAFVILEHMANGLLVGAYYIVLALGLSLIFSLGGVVNLAHGAFYALGAYLAYEIQRRLGFAGAMVLSPLGVALIGVGIERLFIRRFYREDPGLALLFTFGLAMAAEQSLRLIWGATGLPFGIPEALRGQVFLGDFIYSRYRIAVLAVSAAAVTGCWLLLNKTSFGLVVRAGTRDPEMVRALGIALSPILTAIFALGVGLAGLAGVMSAPLAGVHPAMGTEILVAAFVIVVIGGLGSFWGVVWAGLIVGVVRGLTVLFYPPAAEASMYALMVLVLLVRPRGLMGERFERFE, encoded by the coding sequence ATGCCCGCCTTCGTCATCCTCGAGCACATGGCCAATGGCCTGCTCGTGGGCGCGTACTACATCGTCCTCGCGCTCGGGCTCTCGCTCATCTTCAGCCTGGGCGGCGTCGTCAACCTGGCCCACGGCGCCTTCTACGCCCTGGGCGCCTATCTGGCCTACGAGATCCAGCGGCGCCTGGGCTTCGCCGGCGCCATGGTGCTCTCCCCGCTCGGGGTCGCGCTCATCGGCGTGGGGATCGAGCGCCTGTTCATCCGCCGCTTCTATCGAGAAGACCCGGGGCTCGCGCTCCTCTTCACGTTTGGGTTGGCTATGGCCGCAGAACAGAGCCTGAGGCTCATCTGGGGCGCCACGGGGCTGCCGTTCGGCATCCCGGAGGCCCTCCGCGGCCAGGTCTTCCTCGGCGACTTCATCTACTCGCGCTATCGCATCGCGGTGCTGGCGGTGTCGGCCGCGGCCGTGACCGGCTGCTGGCTTCTGCTGAACAAGACCTCCTTTGGCCTGGTCGTCCGCGCCGGCACCCGCGATCCCGAGATGGTGCGCGCCCTCGGCATCGCGCTGAGCCCCATTCTGACCGCCATCTTCGCGCTCGGCGTGGGACTGGCCGGACTGGCCGGCGTGATGTCGGCGCCGCTGGCCGGCGTGCACCCGGCCATGGGCACGGAGATCCTGGTCGCCGCCTTCGTCATCGTAGTGATCGGGGGGCTGGGGAGCTTCTGGGGCGTGGTCTGGGCGGGGCTGATCGTTGGCGTCGTCCGCGGGCTCACCGTGCTCTTCTACCCGCCGGCGGCCGAGGCCTCGATGTACGCCCTCATGGTGCTGGTCCTGCTCGTGCGCCCCCGCGGGCTCATGGGCGAGCGCTTCGAGCGCTTCGAATGA